agcgtctgctaaatgactaaaatgtaaaaatgttcttgacacactgcttgcttaacccggaagccagccgcaccaatgtgttggaggaaacactgtacaactggcaACCAGGGTCAGCTTGCAGACCCCCGGACCCCCACAAGGAGttactagagcgcgatgggacaaggacttcCCGGCCGGTCACggctggctgtgacacagcctgggattgaaccctggtctgtagtgaaaCATCAGAATACAATTCTCTTTGATGAGAATATTTACTCACCTATTGTTGCTCAAAATGATGTTGGTGACATTTTTCAGTTCTTGAAATGTCTCTGATCCAATTCTGAATATATTGTGTCCTGTGATGATCACATTCCTTGTGTATCCTGGAATATCTTGTGGTATGGCGCGAAGGTCCTTGGAAACGCATTTCACTGTGCGCGTGCCAGCAAAGCATTGGCAGCCTGATGGGCACTCCAAGCACTGGTGGGGCGCACAGAGTAGCGCACCAAAAAGTACAAGGATTACCAAATTATGCATAACTCAGCAGAAACGTTATAAACTGAGAAATACCAGAATATGCAGGAGGAGCAGGTGACGGTGAGTCATATTACGCCGTATCATGCACATCAAGGAGTAAAAAAAAACCTCAAGACTCCGGTATAACGGTAAAATGAGGTGTTAGCCTTTCTTTAGATGGTGCCAAATGATAGCCCAGTGGTTTGTGTCAGCATTGAGTGAAAATGATGTTTCGTCTGCTGAGCAACAGGACCGGCGAATTGTTAGCTTGACTTGAAATACCGGCGCAGAATCAAGGAGAGGAACAGTGAACGttttttaaaggcacagacaCGAAAAATATTATACTACACAGAAGAGTAGACCTCTGTGGTGTCTTTGTGTGATATGATTTAACAGTTTATAAACAATGAACAAGTAGGCTATGCATATTATGTACATTTATTTATATTTGTTCCTATAAATAACACAAAACAGAGGGTAGTGCCCACGGCCCAGTGCATATAATAATTTGGgcggtgcttatatttgtcctgctACACACAAGTGTgtaatggaaatgttttttgggtggCATATGCCAACTCCCCTGAGACACCCGCAGGGAGtggggggtcacggccagggtcgcCATTGTCcagcgcccctggagcaattagggttagcaATTAGCGACAGATTTGTTTTTCTCCTTGTGGTTCCGGTATTCGAACCCAACGTTCTAAGCTCGAGGCTACGTGCCGCCCTCACTCGGGCcgagctccctgtcatccaggacctcaataACAGGCAGTTAATGACTCCAgccatccaagtcatagactgttctctctgctactgcacggcaagcggtaccgatgtaccaagtctggaaccaacaggaccctgaacagcttctacccccaagtcataagactgttaaatagttcAGTTAAATAAATaactacccagactatctgcattgacccaaTTTTTGCACAAACTTTTTTGACTGATCACATACGCTGTTGcaactgtttattatatatcctgttgcctaaccactttattcctagttatatgtacatatctacctcaattacctcgtacccctgcacatcgactctgtactgctACCCCATAGCAAGGTTAGCGTTAcgctgtatttattattacttttctatATTTTCTGTCTCTGCATTGatgggaagcatttcactgttagtctacacctgttgtttacgaagcatgacAAATACAAATTGATTTGACTTTACTAGCCTATGGTATAGCTTATTGCCCATCATTTCTGTAATTCTATCGAATGAGTGGTCATGATTATGgactactgtacagtatattaaCATTCCCAAGCATGTTGCTTCAGAGAACTTATTGCATGAAAAACGAACACTGTCTGATAAAATACAGTAAACAATTACAAAGTAAAATGATGTTGAGTGGGTATTAGCTGGGGGGCATTTAAGAGTGAAGGGTGGCCCACACTGGTTAAATGGGGTTTAGGGACCAGTGAGAGAGACCAATTTGAATTTATGACCTTAgacaatatatttacatttaaatgatcgtcatttagcagatgctatatcagttctatatGTATGGTTATGACTATCCCCAGCCAAACAGTCATTTATATGACATTCCTTTCTGAATCTAGTAAAAGGCACTTCAAAACATGCCAGAACAGCTGGACATAACTACGAGTGTGAATATTAGTGCTGCACAAAGAAGTATCCCATCGAAACGTTTATTCTTCTCCTTTCACTTTTATGATTACGACGGAGCAGTAAAATCCCTTGTGTTATCTCTCCACTCCATCTGCCTCTCCGTGTCCCTTGCGTGGTCAGTGCAGGTTGAGCGTTAGGATGAAGGTGACGAGGGCTCCAGTCAACATAAGGAAGGGCAGCCAGGTCTTGAGGAACGACACACAGCTGgggaaggacagagggagagagagagagagagagcacagtgaGAGTAGTAATGACAGTCATTCAACCCTCACATTTCAGCTGTTGCTCAAAAACACAAGACATTTGTCATCTatactgccctacaaaggcaaAACGCAGTAACTACACTTTTTTGGGGGTCAAAATTGAGTTAAGACTGAAATCAGGGCACTGAGGGCAGACCAGCTCCCTTATCTCCCAGAGATTTACCCCACTCCCTTCACCTCACTCCTTCCCCGTCCTCCACCCTTGTATCACCCCCGATCCAGCAGTGGGAGCCCCGGCAGAGAGTTGATGTGGTGATGAGGGGGCCACATCTAGCAATGATGAATTACACGGCGCCCCACTGCTTAAGGACGTGGTGCCCTCGGACGATAATGTGGAGGCTGCACAAAGCAGTGACACTAGCTCCCTATGTGGGTCAGGGGAGAATAATGAGGGGGTTTCTCAACAGCATATGTTTCCCCGTGTCTGGAGCTCCTCTGTCCCTCCTGCAGAGCGTTGCCTGCTGGCAGGTGCATGCTTGCTTGTTCAGACTCGGTGATGCTGTTTTGCATAGTTTGCTTCTGCCCATTTCATCAGCATATCTGATTCTACTCCTTCCACACCAGTTAGTCAAATGATCCAGAGGaaacgcacatacacacagagtGATTGGTCAGTCAGAATGATGCTTTGTGGGTGGCAAGTATTGTTGTACAGAAGGTTCTGTGTTCACGGTTAGGACAGGAATGAGCATACTCTGTTGCATACAGTAGAGTACCTCTTCATTGCATGATTGCATGGTATCTCACCTGACATGCTTGCCATGGATAAGGGACTGCAGGCATAGGTTGACCATGTTCCAGGACGTTCTGTTGTCGTAACGCATGAGGTTAAGGGCCAGGGCCACGTGGGAGTGGCAGTTATCACAGCAGAGGTTGTGCTACAAGAGACAGAGGAAGAAGGCTAGTCAGGTCTAACTCTAGGCGTTTTTGTCAATATCGCTACAATGGGCCTTTACAATCATTGTACAAAACATGTACCTTTACCCTTTACAATAGGCCTTTACTGAAGATGTTCAATAGGCCTTTTTTTTGGAGATGTTCAATAGAACCTAGGAAGGAAATATAATTCCACTACTagacctttctgtctgtctgtctgtcttattatGACACTGTCAATGTTCATACCGGCCTGCATTTGTACTCCTCCGATGCATCGTGCACTGCCTTGTCCCAGGCAGCTGAGCCAGTGCCACACACCTTATCAACATCAAGCTTCCAGTACCTGTTAAGAGACAAGCAATGCCGCAGATACCTTACTACGTAACTGCAATGCCTGCATGTCAATTTTGAGCACAATATGCCAGGCCTAGCTCGAAGCATTGAACGAACAAAGCCAACTTACTTTGTTGGTCTTCCAAAGGCCATATTATCTTCCTGAAAGGAAAGATGGGAAATTTTGAGGAACTATCGAAACAGATGGTCCAATAATCACATTAGGCTTATGCACATAAAGTTGTAGGCCTACTGTCATAATGCATGATCTgcatatactcacagacactaagTACGATCCAGCGAAGTCTCTTATCACGCCTGCAGAAGTACAGATCCCCATGTGACCAATGAAGGGGAGCAACCAcctgaacaaaacagaggtacgGCACTGTATTGGGGGGTCCTGGGAATAAAGAGTGCTTGTATATTATAGGGCATCTAACGGTATGGGCATTTTAATTCCAGCCCATACAGTATTTGGAAATTCACTAGCTATAATGCAAGCTAGTGATTTAAATGTCCAACTTGATGTGATAGCCTACATGACCATCGATGTTTATCAACATGATCTGTCACGTAAATAGTGTCTCCATTTCGGATGGTGAGAGCGAAAGAAAACAACCGGAAAAGTGGCTACTCACGACAGTATTGGAATAGGTGTCCAAACGATACAATAAGGATAACGGCTGTTTTTCCGGTCTATTTTTTCGAAACCCCCTTGATAATTAATCATTATATCTATTTCGTCCGCCTCCTGCGCCATCAATAATTTTGACACTGTGCGGTAGCCTGTCGCTGCTAAACTGACAGCGCGAAAATGCGTAGGCGCGTAAGGCGGCCGCGTTCCAGACCGTCTGCAAAGCAGTCACGCACCAAATCTCACAAAGCCAGCCTGGATATTAATTAAATGCCCAGTGCAGACTTTTTTagatcaatatcaaatcatttcttggTAACAGTTAAGTACCTTAGATTTCCATTAAAATGGGAGAATGGCTTTTTTTAGCAAAAAACTACTTCTCAAAGGTCCAATGTGAAGAAGCCGAATGTGATGGACCTGAGCTGGcacggttacacgtggtctgcgttgTGAGGCCGGTTCGACATCCTGACAATttttctaaaacgacgttggaggcagtttattGTAGCGAAATGAAGATTCAATTCCATGGCAACAGCTCCGGTGGATATTTCTGAAGTCTGCCTGTCAATTGCATGGTCCCTTGAAATTTTAggcatctgtagcattgtgttgtgacaaaactgcacattttagagtggccttttattgtccacagcacaaggtgcaccttgtcatacttgagtaaaaggaaatataccttaatagaaaatgacaaaaGTCACTGAGtacaatactacttgagtaaaagtctaaaacaaTTTGGTTTCAAATATACTTAGGTATTAAAAGTCAATGGAATTTCTAAAATGTACTCAAGAATCAAACGTAAAAGTATAAAccctttcaaattccttatattaagcaaaccagatggaacaatgttcattttttattgacgCATAGcccggggcacactccaacactcaagaCATAATTTACatatgaagcatttgtgtttagtgacgcCGCCAGAtcggaggcagtagggatgaccatgttCACTTGAtaagtgaattggaccattttcctgtaaaAATTAAAATAGAACTTTTGGGAGTCAGGgaaaatgtttggagtaaaaagtacattattttcttcaggaatgtagtgtaCAACCGTGGCCAAAAgtcttgagaatgacacaaatattaatttccaaagtttgctgcttcagtgtctttagatatttgtcagatgttactatggaatactgaagtatgattacaagcatttcataagtgtcaaaggcttttattgacaattaccacgggcggaaatcccgggggggacaggggggacacgacccccccatcctgggaaaaatatgatttgtcccccccaatatatcactgaaacataactatgtaatttaaataatattaataatatgcaatgaaagcaattgtgctgattatagacacttaaaagcgcgtttttaagtttcaaaagattgcgacccccccaccctttgcctcacaatggtttgatccactgccagttccttagttggcaaggtaacagaggggtcgtatccactgtctgaaaggcactcaatgaacgtaactgacgtgaggttaatccagtcaatcgcgcacacacactagctgaatatgcagagctagcgcgcaaatattaactattaagctagctagtacctattccatttatgtggcctcgtcaaagatggaatctttgctatcgtcaatttattccaagatcagcatgcagatgatgaaagttagtgcttcaaagtccctgtgataaggttagcgataaactgaagtccaaactgaacagaactacactctcttctaccattgtcttaaatatatttaatggtctcgttgcaaaagctaaattgtcgcaagggaacttttatttatttattttatttcacctttatttaacccgggtagcaaagattatagcaaacaccactgaaacggaattggtgctcgctagctttgcaaattcagctattgttggaagccagccaatatgaaacaaactattcaaattacaaaaagttgcagcatatgttgtgtaaatggtgaactcatacagctgtcaactcttgtcattttaatccgtttcacatttgctagctaccttttagatcgaagcccaaatagaatgataaaagataagatgatagaagcccatctcctactgtaaataacctacacactgtgtgtgtgtagccagccagccagccagccagccaggtagaaaaatggcagaaaaataaaagacggacatcagagtatttttcagtacaccaaaacgcaaagtaagaaccctagtagcctaatatctcaaagactagttgataaaatgttcataagaaagaaatgaaattctaatggaaatgtttcacaatgatgtcattaggcagagcaggcaacagatggcacacagacagcagagttggggacagatatgcagggacagactggcagagacagggagtctcaggtaagtttgttgagtctttgtttggcaacattatgaaaggttctcaatttttttgacttgtaaaataggaacataattggaaaatgccatggatacccccactctcaacttaaactggtgactgaactaagatttgttaaaggcaatggtattgctgttgtgattagttgtgtagttttgggtaccggtagttaggagtacggaaaacaccttatttctttggttcctcaatatacatttaccatattacaatgtaggctatgtgttacagcactacttttggtgtccccctcaggaattgcgtcttgagaaaatttcatataattgtcccctccaaagttgatatcagattttcgcccctgacaattacatgaagttgatgcaaagagtcaataacttctgggccacatcctgactgattgcagcccattcttgcataatcaatgcttggagtttgtcagaatttgtgggtttttgtttgtccacacgcctcttgaggattgaccacaagttctcaatgggattaaggtctgaggAGTTCTGGCCATGGACCAAAAATATCaatgttccccgagccacttagttatcacttttgccttatggcaaggtgctccatcatgctggaaaaggcattgttcgtcaccaaactgttcctgaatggttgggagaagttgctctcggaggatgtgttggtaccattctttattcatggctgtgttattaggcaaaattgtgagtgagcccactcccttggctgagaagtaaCCCCACAcacgaatggtctcaggatgctttactgttggcatgacacaggactgatggtagcgctcaccttgtcttctccggacaagcttttttccagatgccccaaacaatcggaaaggggattcatcagagaaaatgactttaccccagtcctcagcagtccaatccctgtaccttttgcagaatatcagtctgtccctcatggttttcctggagagaagtggcttctttgctgcccttcttgacaccaggccatcctccaaaagtcttcgcctcactgtgcgtgcagatgcactcacacctgcctgctgccattcctgagcaagctctgtactggttgtgccccgatcccgcagctgaatcaactttaggagacggtcctggcgcttgctggactttcttgggcgccct
The sequence above is drawn from the Salmo salar chromosome ssa05, Ssal_v3.1, whole genome shotgun sequence genome and encodes:
- the LOC106605173 gene encoding transmembrane protein 222; the encoded protein is MAQEADEIDIMINYQGGFEKIDRKNSRYPYCIVWTPIPILSWLLPFIGHMGICTSAGVIRDFAGSYLVSEDNMAFGRPTKYWKLDVDKVCGTGSAAWDKAVHDASEEYKCRPHNLCCDNCHSHVALALNLMRYDNRTSWNMVNLCLQSLIHGKHVSCVSFLKTWLPFLMLTGALVTFILTLNLH